A DNA window from Trypanosoma brucei brucei TREU927 chromosome 10, whole genome shotgun sequence contains the following coding sequences:
- a CDS encoding 40S ribosomal protein S2, putative (similar to 40S ribosomal protein S2 (Swiss- Prot:P49688) (Arabidopsis thaliana); similar to SP:O43992: 40S ribosomal protein S2. {Leishmania amazonensis}) → MADAPRGTGGEQRGFGRGRGGRGGRGGRGGRGGRGGGGDEKEWVPCTKLGRLVKDQKITSLEEIFLFSMPIKEHQIVDQLIREGDLRDEMMLVFPVQKATSAGQRTRFKAFNVVGDGNGHIGVGARVGKEVSLAIRASMIAAKLSIVPVRRGYWGNKIGEPHTIPIKVTGKCGSVAVRLIPAPRGAGIVAAPVPKKILEFAGVEDVYTSSCGKTRTRGNFIMATFYALRKTYGFLTPDLWAETEVSRDPTDEHSEFLSMGRKMVAA, encoded by the coding sequence ATGGCTGACGCACCACGCGGTACAGGTGGCGAGCAGCGCGGCTTCGGTCGTGGCCGTGGCGGACGTGGCGGTCGCGGCGGTCGCGGTGGTCGTGGCGGtcgtggcggtggtggtgatgagaAGGAATGGGTGCCATGCACAAAACTTGGCCGCCTTGTGAAGGATCAAAAGATCACCTCGCTGGAGGaaatcttcctcttctcgaTGCCCATCAAAGAGCATCAGATCGTGGACCAACTGATCCGCGAAGGCGACCTCCGTGATGAGATGATGCTTGTTTTCCCCGTGCAGAAGGCAACGTCTGCCGGACAGCGCACACGCTTCAAGGCCTTCAATGTTGTTGGTGACGGTAACGGCCACATTGGTGTCGGCGCCCGCGTCGGCAAGGAGGTGTCCCTGGCCATCCGTGCGTCAATGATCGCTGCGAAGCTGAGTATTGTGCCTGTGCGCCGTGGCTACTGGGGTAACAAGATCGGTGAACCGCATACAATCCCTATCAAGGTAACCGGGAAGTGCGGCTCCGTTGCCGTTCGCTTGATCCCTGCTCCACGTGGTGCTGGTATCGTTGCTGCGCCTGTGCCGAAGAAGATTCTTGAGTTTGCCGGCGTTGAGGACGTATATACTAGCTCATGTGGTAAGACGCGTACGCGTGGTAATTTCATCATGGCCACATTCTATGCACTGCGCAAGACATACGGCTTCCTTACCCCCGACCTCTGGGCGGAGACGGAGGTGTCGCGCGACCCCACCGACGAGCACTCCGAGTTCCTCTCTATGGGAAGGAAGATGGTGGCTGCTTAA
- a CDS encoding chaperone protein DnaJ — protein sequence MQQADYYAILGVPRTASKDGIREAYKLKALELHPDKNPEGEAIFKLVVNAYQILRSPTKRRKYDQEIGLREVRRDGPTARAHNVPRPNATERAANAAGPVPNSYGTRTSRANPMSEEKLFEDIFMQYTKGTYGGSAPNSKNNCEGFRRPGNSETSFSEWFKRKQEELRQAEEVCKAKLDYAKQLETEEKKRAEEWRNLQEKREREREEELERERARMAWEEENRRREREAATRQHKAEQEKQKMAEYAEFQKKQQVDLDTHLKELATKKRELEEERRRLATEKEQAQQDTTEQERSRRERQRQREQDIASELQKAELKIIEALAQQAQHEASEKAREAKRKQEEEARLRQEELQRQEEQHQEETLRQLTAEQEEARLKATRELDGKRKALLEQIVLERQRHQDDVEAMRRETDRIEAEMQAKLDALREAKRSGQPINLDEWKL from the coding sequence ATGCAGCAGGCGGACTATTATGCGATCCTGGGGGTTCCAAGGACTGCGTCTAAGGACGGAATACGAGAGGCTTACAAACTGAAGGCGCTCGAGTTACATCCTGACAAGAATCCCGAAGGGGAGGCAATATTTAAGTTGGTCGTTAATGCATACCAGATATTGCGTTCGCCCACTAAGCGTCGAAAGTATGATCAAGAGATAGGCCTGAGAGAAGTTCGGCGGGATGGTCCTACGGCGCGAGCCCACAATGTACCGAGACCAAATGCCACTGAAAGGGCAGCGAACGCGGCGGGCCCTGTTCCCAATTCTTATGGTACGCGTACTTCTAGAGCAAACCCGATGTCAGAAGAGAAATTGTTTGAAGATATCTTTATGCAGTATACAAAGGGGACGTACGGGGGCAGTGCCCCGAATTCGAAAAATAACTGTGAAGGCTTTCGTAGACCCGGCAACTCGGAAACAAGCTTCTCAGAATGgttcaaaagaaaacaagaagaacTTAGACAGGCCGAAGAGGTTTGCAAAGCTAAACTAGACTATGCAAAACAGTTGGAGACCGAGGAAAAGAAGCGAGCGGAGGAATGGAGGAATCTCCAGGAGAAGAGAGAGCGCGAACGGGAAGAGGAGTTGGAGCGCGAGAGGGCAAGGATGGCGTGGGAAGAAGAGAACCGTCGCCGTGAGAGGGAGGCGGCTACAAGGCAACACAAGGCCGAACAAGAGAAACAGAAGATGGCTGAGTATGCTGAGTTTCAGAAGAAACAGCAGGTGGATCTCGATACCCATCTCAAGGAGCTTGCTACTAAAAAGAGAGAACTAGAGGAGGAGCGGCGACGCTTGGCTACTGAGAAGGAACAGGCTCAGCAAGACACAACTGAACAGGAACGCTCACGCCGTGAACGCCAGAGGCAGCGCGAACAAGATATAGCATCGGAATTGCAAAAAGCGGAGCTGAAGATAATAGAAGCCCTTGCTCAACAAGCTCAACACGAAGCATCGGAGAAAGCTCGAGAGGCGAAGCGGaaacaggaagaggaagcgcGGTTGAGGCAAGAAGAGCTCCAACGTCAGGAGGAGCAGCACCAGGAAGAGACATTGCGCCAACTGACCGCTGAGCAGGAGGAAGCACGCCTGAAGGCAACACGAGAGCTTGATGGGAAACGAAAGGCCTTGTTGGAACAAATTGTCTTGGAACGCCAGCGTCATCAAGACGACGTGGAGGCAATGAGACGTGAAACCGACCGCATTGAGGCCGAAATGCAGGCGAAGCTTGATGCATTGCGGGAGGCGAAGCGATCAGGTCAACCAATTAACTTGGATGAGTGGAAACTATAA
- a CDS encoding ribosome biogenesis protein, putative, with protein MVKREKRQRLADSSEEHGGTQETKQEVHGERGVVEESMIGEMQLKRATTDKRMTNRQKCLVLGSRNISSRDRHLLLDIRNLMPHAREHPKLGRTGGLGDSVIELCELHQCNSSLFIEAHRQDISYLWIAQAPRGPSVKMQLTNVHTADELRMAGNCLKYSRPLLHFDRDFETQPHLRVVKSLLQMTFNTPRYHPRSKPFVDHILCFFYLDGHIWFRHYQIIDTEPKSLMEIGPRFTLEPTSIFNGCFKGNVIWKNALARTPTEQRRDRKTRRLEKVHMNEAVKAKSKIHKALNPAPEPNPLDSVFRD; from the coding sequence ATGGTTAAGAGGGAGAAACGTCAGCGGCTCGCCGATTCAAGTGAGGAACATGGAGGGACCCAGGAAACAAAGCAAGAAGTTCATGGGGAAAGGGGTGTGGTGGAGGAGTCAATGATCGGCGAAATGCAGTTGAAACGCGCAACAACGGATAAGCGGATGACAAACCGGCAGAAGTGCCTAGTTTTGGGCTCCCGTAATATATCTAGTCGAGACCGCCATCTTCTTCTTGACATTCGGAATTTAATGCCGCACGCTCGGGAGCACCCGAAGCTTGGTCGTACTGGTGGCCTAGGAGATAGTGTGATTGAACTTTGCGAGCTTCACCAGTGCAATAGTTCACTCTTTATTGAGGCTCACCGCCAGGATATCAGTTACCTTTGGATTGCTCAGGCTCCGCGGGGTCCCAGTGTGAAGATGCAATTAACAAATGTTCACACGGCAGATGAACTACGCATGGCTGGAAACTGCTTGAAGTATAGTAGGCCGCTCCTCCACTTTGACAGGGATTTTGAGACCCAACCACACCTACGGGTCGTGAAGTCGCTTCTCCAAATGACATTCAATACCCCACGGTATCACCCAAGATCTAAGCCGTTTGTTGACcacattttgtgctttttctACCTTGATGGACACATATGGTTCCGTCACTACCAGATAATTGACACGGAGCCAAAGTCATTGATGGAAATTGGACCACGTTTTACGTTGGAGCCGACGTCCATATTCAACGGGTGCTTCAAGGGGAACGTCATTTGGAAAAATGCGCTGGCCAGGACCCCCACGGAGCAGCGTCGCGACAGGAAGACGCGGCGGCTGGAGAAGGTACACATGAACGAGGCCGTTAAAGCGAAATCAAAGATTCACAAGGCGCTAAATCCCGCGCCGGAACCGAACCCATTGGACTCAGTATTCCGCGATTGA
- a CDS encoding fibrillarin, putative — protein MRGGRGGGRGAGGGGFGRGGRGRGAFGGGGGGGRGGGRGSGRGGRGGGRGGGRGGGRGGGKAGGGMKGNIFQPHARMRGCYLLAGKDTLATKSLVPGVSIYGEKRVSGTIAGETESCEFRVWNPYRSKLAAAIYAGVAQIYMEPGSTVLYLGAASGTTVSHVSDLVGPEGVVYAVEFSHRSGRDLEEMSKRRSNIVPILEDARYPQKYRMLIPRLVDCIFMDVAQPDQARILALNAQHFLKQNGGFVISIKANCIDSTADSATVFASEVQKLKDSGLRPKEQASLEPFERDHAVVTGYYKSPPQ, from the coding sequence ATGCGCGGTGGTAGAGGGGGCGGCCGCGgtgctggtggtggcggcTTTGGCCGTGGCGGTAGAGGACGGGGAGCTttcggcggcggcggcggtggtggacGCGGCGGGGGTCGTGGCTCCGGCCGTGGCGGTCGCGGAGGAGGCCGAGGTGGGGGCCGCGGAGGTGGACGAGGCGGAGGCAAAGCCGGCGGTGGGATGAAGGGCAACATATTCCAACCCCATGCTCGTATGCGTGGCTGCTACCTCCTTGCGGGTAAAGACACTCTTGCCACAAAGTCACTCGTACCTGGTGTCTCCATATACGGTGAGAAGCGCGTAAGCGGTACAATTGCCGGAGAGACCGAGTCCTGCGAGTTCCGCGTGTGGAATCCATACCGGTCGAAACTTGCGGCGGCGATTTACGCTGGTGTTGCTCAGATATACATGGAACCGGGCTCAACAGTGTTATACCTGGGTGCTGCCAGTGGGACAACTGTTAGTCATGTGTCTGATTTGGTGGGTCCGGAGGGTGTTGTGTACGCTGTGGAGTTCTCACACCGTAGCGGGCGTGACCTGGAGGAGATGTCGAAACGTCGGAGTAATATTGTCCCGATCCTTGAGGATGCCCGCTACCCGCAGAAATATCGGATGCTGATACCGCGTTTGGTAGACTGCATCTTTATGGATGTTGCTCAACCCGACCAGGCGCGAATATTAGCTCTGAATGCACAACACTTTTTGAAACAGAACGGTGGTTTTGTTATTTCGATAAAGGCCAATTGCATTGATTCGACAGCGGACTCTGCTACTGTTTTTGCATCGGAGGTGCAGAAGCTGAAGGACTCAGGGCTGAGACCGAAGGAACAGGCCTCGCTGGAACCGTTCGAGCGTGACCACGCTGTGGTTACAGGTTACTACAAATCCCCCCCGCAATAG
- a CDS encoding 60S ribosomal protein L17, putative: MVHYSRKPQVSSKTAKAKIADLRCHYKNTFETANVINGMKLRKAQQLYRQVLAKTRCIPFKRYNGKIGNTAQAKEWGQTKGRWPRKSVVAMLSLLKNAEANAIEKGLDPGKMVIKHVQVDQAPRVRRRTFRAHGRITPYMRSPCHVQLFMTQPQERVPVPKSKPKK, encoded by the coding sequence ATGGTGCATTACTCCCGCAAGCCACAGGTTTCCTCGAAGACGGCCAAGGCGAAGATCGCCGACCTCCGGTGCCACTACAAGAATACCTTCGAGACGGCTAATGTGATCAACGGTATGAAGCTCCGCAAAGCGCAGCAGCTGTACCGTCAAGTCCTGGCCAAAACCCGCTGCATTCCCTTCAAGCGCTACAATGGAAAGATTGGTAACACAGCACAAGCGAAGGAATGGGGGCAGACGAAGGGACGCTGGCCGCGCAAGTCCGTTGTGGCAATGCTGTCGCTGTTGAAGAACGCCGAGGCGAACGCCATCGAGAAGGGGCTTGACCCCGGCAAAATGGTCATTAAACACGTTCAGGTGGATCAGGCCCCTCGCGTGCGTCGCCGTACGTTCCGTGCACATGGTCGTATCACACCGTACATGCGCAGTCCGTGCCACGTGCAACTTTTTATGACGCAGCCCCAGGAGCGTGTGCCCGTCCCCAAGAGCAAGCCGAAGAAGTAA
- a CDS encoding fibrillarin, putative yields the protein MRGCYLLAGKDTLATKSLVPGVSIYGEKRVSGTIAGETESCEFRVWNPYRSKLAAAIYAGVAQIYMEPGSTVLYLGAASGTTVSHVSDLVGPEGVVYAVEFSHRSGRDLEEMSKRRSNIVPILEDARYPQKYRMLIPRLVDCIFMDVAQPDQARILALNAQHFLKQNGGFVISIKANCIDSTADSATVFASEVQKLKDSGLRPKEQASLEPFERDHAVVTGYYKSPPQ from the coding sequence ATGCGTGGCTGCTACCTCCTTGCGGGTAAAGACACTCTTGCCACAAAGTCACTCGTACCTGGTGTCTCCATATACGGTGAGAAGCGCGTAAGCGGTACAATTGCCGGAGAGACCGAGTCCTGCGAGTTCCGCGTGTGGAATCCATACCGGTCGAAACTTGCGGCGGCGATTTACGCTGGTGTTGCTCAGATATACATGGAACCGGGCTCAACAGTGTTATACCTGGGTGCTGCCAGTGGGACAACTGTTAGTCATGTGTCTGATTTGGTGGGTCCGGAGGGTGTTGTGTACGCTGTGGAGTTCTCACACCGTAGCGGGCGTGACCTGGAGGAGATGTCGAAACGTCGGAGTAATATTGTCCCGATCCTTGAGGATGCCCGCTACCCGCAGAAATATCGGATGCTGATACCGCGTTTGGTAGACTGCATCTTTATGGATGTTGCTCAACCCGACCAGGCGCGAATATTAGCTCTGAATGCACAACACTTTTTGAAACAGAACGGTGGTTTTGTTATTTCGATAAAGGCCAATTGCATTGATTCGACAGCGGACTCTGCTACTGTTTTTGCATCGGAGGTGCAGAAGCTGAAGGACTCAGGGCTGAGACCGAAGGAACAGGCCTCGCTGGAACCGTTCGAGCGTGACCACGCTGTGGTTACAGGTTACTACAAATCCCCCCCGCAATAG
- a CDS encoding syntaxin, putative (similar to Syntaxin 72 (AtSYP72) (Swiss- Prot:Q94KK6) (Arabidopsis thaliana)) — MPNYLPNRDGFMRAMLRETIKRIRRVRERAGRTDEPKEIETTGDPFRDLTLAFIRCVERVKENIKERNEGAARHGQDRIAVEQSLAIHKDIRNLETILEEMKQEVNKSGAALEKETRRKKAKPHKIALLEKAHSAKSGQYKDCLATLELVKESDHQRIAATSGVNVGQELLVGRRAQLRGELGSLWRDKKDGGGHVDPYAGANLEDDTVGGGRLEDHEDTAEAMKTIAAQDKKIQNSLEVVSKGVSRLHTLALEIGGQIDMQNKHLDNTEQVMNKQTEQLHTLNVRLKKLVKEMKPMSVFLYVCCILLIMSLVGFFLMQFDVI, encoded by the coding sequence ATGCCTAATTACTTACCCAACAGGGATGGCTTCATGCGTGCCATGCTGCGGGAGACAATAAAGAGGATCCGCCGTGTGCGTGAGCGTGCGGGCCGTACGGATGAGCCCAAAGAGATAGAAACGACCGGCGACCCCTTTCGTGATTTGACGTTAGCGTTCATTCGCTGCGTCGAGCGAGTTAAGGAAAATATTAAGGAACGCAATGAGGGCGCTGCGCGCCACGGTCAGGACCGAATAGCTGTGGAACAATCACTTGCCATACATAAAGACATAAGAAACCTTGAAACTATACTGGAAGAAATGAAGCAAGAAGTGAATAAGTCCGGTGCTGCCCTTGAAAAGGAAAccagaaggaagaaagcgaaaCCACACAAGATTGCTTTGTTGGAGAAGGCACATTCTGCCAAATCTGGACAATATAAGGATTGTCTTGCTACTCTGGAGCTGGTAAAGGAGTCTGATCACCAGCGAATTGCTGCAACGAGCGGGGTGAATGTGGGTCAGGAATTGCTTGTCGGTCGTAGGGCTCAACTTCGTGGCGAACTTGGCTCATTGTGGCGAGACAAAAAGGACGGTGGTGGTCATGTTGATCCGTACGCGGGGGCTAACCTTGAAGACGACACGGTGGGTGGAGGCCGCTTGGAGGATCACGAGGACACGGCGGAGGCGATGAAGACAATTGCGGCCCAGGacaagaaaatacaaaattcTCTTGAAGTAGTTTCAAAGGGAGTGTCTAGGTTGCATACCCTAGCACTGGAGATTGGCGGGCAGATTGATATGCAAAATAAGCATTTAGATAACACGGAACAGGTCATGAATAAACAAACCGAGCAGCTGCACACTCTGAACGTACGCCTGAAGAAGCTCGTTAAGGAAATGAAGCCAATGAGTGTTTTCTTATACGTTTGTTGCATCTTACTCATTATGTCCTTAGTAGGTTTTTTTCTCATGCAGTTTGACGTCATATGA
- a CDS encoding protein kinase, putative (curated by M. Parsons, P. Ward, J. Mottram curated by M. Parsons, P. Ward, J. Mottram; probably only partial sequence at end of contig): MESTDTEVTAQENPPTADVTHVDNKYIIHNDSVAGRGAWSVVKRCSVIDPYEPPSFQPGMKVVVKIIQKEYLLSLTKGNVERAMAEVKREIDVLRHIPSHGNVVTFLEYIETEEEFLLFFEEVQCGDLCEIILQAPEGKLSEETSKYYTYQIIKAVLHCHIHDVIHRDIKPENLLVSDDDNIKLTDFGLAKRSKGICTSAEERDALDPISLSMQYPGAERLIGKRIVCSDVIGTPRYGPPEMFYAKFTQTHYDGFKADTWSVGVVTYIMLSGSFPYSAAAHAPEKEVFRFIMDTTLPEPQGISPIAFDFIERLLNKDPHKRMSLNDALGHQWLEDVARPRQSVMVPKILETLPTPEVAQACKMFNKEAQALHQCITLLQRENQRLREAQERREESRATREKENRRTSTPRRAETPSTASRVGAGRAAGTSSSLRVTSPARTGVRPGRSSANESSNGSMSRPAGNRLTTRSPLARSAASTVRRGTPVRVAGATHSRTIGSTPMRSGTPSRTTTTGRSTSAARAGVSRLANSSLPVSHTSTRTTTPGRFGTRSTTPGRSAAVNHVSSAKDLHIGDIVTYKGFRAAVRFNGPTAFGAGIWIGLEMFEGNEGTNDGSSFIDKKQYFTCPKGKGVFVRASQVKKV; encoded by the coding sequence ATGGAATCCACTGACACAGAAGTGACTGCACAAGAAAACCCACCAACGGCGGATGTCACTCATGTAGataataaatatatcatCCATAACGATTCTGTCGCCGGGCGTGGGGCGTGGAGCGTAGTCAAGCGCTGTTCGGTTATTGATCCGTACGAGCCACCGTCATTTCAACCAGGAATGAAGGTTGTTGTGAAGATAATACAGAAGGAGTACCTTTTGTCTCTGACCAAGGGAAATGTGGAGCGCGCCATGGCAGAGGTGAAACGGGAGATCGATGTACTACGTCACATTCCGTCGCATGGTAATGTTGTCACATTTTTAGAGTACATTGAGACAGAGGAggagtttcttcttttctttgaggAGGTTCAGTGTGGTGACTTGTGTGAAATAATTCTCCAAGCACCGGAGGGGAAACTGTCTGAGGAAACGTCGAAATACTACACATATCAGATAATAAAAGCTGTGCTACATTGTCACATCCACGATGTTATTCACCGTGACATAAAACCGGAGAATCTGCTTGTTAGTGATGACGATAACATCAAGTTGACGGACTTTGGTCTTGCTAAGCGGTCCAAAGGCATATGTACGTCCGCGGAGGAGCGCGATGCATTAGATCCTATTAGTTTATCCATGCAATACCCTGGCGCTGAGCGCCTTATTGGTAAGCGCATCGTTTGCTCAGATGTCATTGGCACGCCTCGGTACGGCCCACCAGAAATGTTTTATGCAAAATTTACTCAAACACACTACGATGGTTTCAAGGCAGACACATGGTCGGTTGGTGTCGTGACTTACATTATGCTCTCCGGGAGCTTTCCCTACTCCGCAGCTGCCCACGCCCCAGAGAAGGAGGTTTTTCGTTTCATCATGGACACGACGCTGCCCGAGCCGCAGGGCATATCGCCCATCGCCTTTGATTTCATTGAGAGGTTGCTAAACAAGGATCCCCACAAACGAATGTCTCTCAACGACGCGCTTGGGCATCAATGGTTAGAGGATGTAGCGCGCCCACGACAATCGGTTATGGTACCAAAAATCCTTGAAACATTGCCCACTCCTGAGGTGGCTCAAGCTTGCAAAATGTTCAACAAGGAGGCACAGGCGTTGCACCAGTGTATTACACTCCTGCAACGTGAAAACCAGAGACTGCGAGAGGCACAGGAGCGGCGGGAGGAGAGCCGAGCGACACGCGAGAAAGAAAACCGCCGCACGAGCACCCCGCGGCGAGCCGAGACTCCTTCCACGGCTTCGCGTGTCGGTGCAGGCCGCGCCGCCGGCACAAGCAGCTCGCTGCGGGTTACTTCCCCTGCACGCACAGGCGTGCGTCCAGGGCGTAGCAGCGCCAACGAAAGTTCCAACGGCTCCATGTCACGACCAGCAGGCAACAGGTTAACGACACGGAGCCCACTTGCGAGAAGCGCGGCAAGTACCGTTCGACGTGGAACTCCCGTTCGGGTTGCTGGGGCCACACACTCGCGTACCATCGGCTCAACACCGATGCGCAGCGGTACGCCGTCCCGAACTACCACCACGGGTCGGAGCACGTCGGCAGCGCGTGCCGGTGTGTCTCGGCTGGCGAACAGCTCTCTGCCGGTGAGCCATACTTCAACAAGGACCACCACACCCGGGCGCTTCGGCACCCGTTCCACTACACCCGGTCGTTCCGCCGCCGTTAATCACGTTAGCTCGGCGAAAGATTTGCATATAGGTGACATTGTCACGTATAAAGGATTCCGTGCGGCTGTTCGCTTCAATGGCCCTACAGCTTTTGGTGCCGGTATCTGGATAGGATTGGAAATgtttgaaggaaatgaagggaCTAACGATGGATCTTCGTTTATTGATAAAAAACAATACTTTACATGCCCGAAAGGGAAGGGTGTCTTCGTTCGGGCGTCCCAAGTCAAGAAGGTGTAG